From a single Ailuropoda melanoleuca isolate Jingjing chromosome 12, ASM200744v2, whole genome shotgun sequence genomic region:
- the C12H16orf70 gene encoding UPF0183 protein C16orf70 homolog isoform X2, producing the protein MLDLEVVPERSLGNEQWEFTLGMPLAQAVAILQKHCRIIKNVQVLYSEQSPLSHDLILNLTQDGIKLLFDAFNQRLKVIEVHDLTKVKLKYCGVHFNSQAIAPTIEQIDQSFGATHPGVYNSAEQLFHLNFRGLSFSFQLDSWTEAPKYEPNFAHGLASLQIPHGATVKRMYIYSGNSLQDTKAPVMPLSCFLGNVYAESVDVLRDGTGPSGLRLRLLAAGCGPGLLADAKMRVFERSVYFGDSCQDVLSMLGSPHKVFYKSEDKMKIHSPSPHKQVPSKCNDYFFNYFTLGVDILFDANTHKVKKFVLHTNYPGHYNFNIYHRCEFKIPLAIKKVGQHPGASGPPCGEACCPAQVLLPKQHQPIWLYILLWSSADDF; encoded by the exons ATGCTGGACCTGGAGGTGGTGCCCGAACGCTCTCTGGGGAACGAGCAATGGGAATTCACACTGG GAATGCCTCTGGCTCAGGCAGTAGCCATTCTTCAGAAGCACTGTCGTATCATCAAAAATGTCCAGGTTCTCTACAGTGAACAG tCTCCTCTAAGCCATGACCTCATCCTTAACCTGACTCAGGACGGGATCAAACTGCTGTTTGATGCTTTCAATCAGAGACTTAAG gtGATTGAAGTACATGACTTGACTAAAGTAAAGTTAAAATATTG TGGAGTGCATTTTAACTCTCAGGCCATAGCTCCCACCATTGAGCAGATTGACCAGTCTTTTGGTGCAACCCATCCTGGAG TGTACAACTCTGCTGAGCAGCTCTTCCACCTCAACTTCAGAGgactgtctttctcttttcagttaGACTCGTGGACCGAGGCTCCTAAGTACGAG CCCAATTTTGCCCATGGCCTGGCTTCTCTCCAGATACCCCACGGGGCGACTGTGAAACGAATGTACATCTACAGTGGAAACAGCCTACAGGATACAAA GGCTCCCGTGATGCCCCTGAGCTGTTTCCTTGGCAATGTGTATGCTGAGAGTGTGGATGTTCTTCGAGATGGAACTGGACCTTCAGGTTTACGACTTCGGCTACTTGCTGCAG GTTGTGGACCTGGCCTATTAGCAGATGCCAAGATGCGGGTATTTGAACGTTCAGTGTATTTTGGTGATTCCTGCCAAGATGTTCTTAGCATGCTTGGCTCTCCACACAAGGTCTTCTATAAGTCAGAAGACAAG ATGAAAATTCATTCTCCTTCCCCTCATAAACAAGTTCCATCCAAGTGCAATGACTACTTTTTTAACTACTTCACTCTTGGAGTG GATATCCTCTTTGACGCAAATACACACAAAGTGAAGAAGTTTGTCCTACACACCAATTACCCTGGGCATTATAATTTTAACAT TTATCACCGCTGTGAGTTCAAGATCCCACTAGCCATAAAGAAAG TGGGACAACATCCAGGAGCTTCTGGGCCACCCTGTGGAGAAGCCTGTTGTCCTGCACAG GTCCTCCTCCCCAAACAACACCAACCCATTTGGCTCTACATTCTGCTTTGGTCTTCAGCGGATGATTTTTGA
- the C12H16orf70 gene encoding UPF0183 protein C16orf70 homolog isoform X1 codes for MLDLEVVPERSLGNEQWEFTLGMPLAQAVAILQKHCRIIKNVQVLYSEQSPLSHDLILNLTQDGIKLLFDAFNQRLKVIEVHDLTKVKLKYCGVHFNSQAIAPTIEQIDQSFGATHPGVYNSAEQLFHLNFRGLSFSFQLDSWTEAPKYEPNFAHGLASLQIPHGATVKRMYIYSGNSLQDTKAPVMPLSCFLGNVYAESVDVLRDGTGPSGLRLRLLAAGCGPGLLADAKMRVFERSVYFGDSCQDVLSMLGSPHKVFYKSEDKMKIHSPSPHKQVPSKCNDYFFNYFTLGVDILFDANTHKVKKFVLHTNYPGHYNFNIYHRCEFKIPLAIKKENADGQTETCTTYSKWDNIQELLGHPVEKPVVLHRSSSPNNTNPFGSTFCFGLQRMIFEVMQNNHIASVTLYGPPRPGAHLRTAELP; via the exons ATGCTGGACCTGGAGGTGGTGCCCGAACGCTCTCTGGGGAACGAGCAATGGGAATTCACACTGG GAATGCCTCTGGCTCAGGCAGTAGCCATTCTTCAGAAGCACTGTCGTATCATCAAAAATGTCCAGGTTCTCTACAGTGAACAG tCTCCTCTAAGCCATGACCTCATCCTTAACCTGACTCAGGACGGGATCAAACTGCTGTTTGATGCTTTCAATCAGAGACTTAAG gtGATTGAAGTACATGACTTGACTAAAGTAAAGTTAAAATATTG TGGAGTGCATTTTAACTCTCAGGCCATAGCTCCCACCATTGAGCAGATTGACCAGTCTTTTGGTGCAACCCATCCTGGAG TGTACAACTCTGCTGAGCAGCTCTTCCACCTCAACTTCAGAGgactgtctttctcttttcagttaGACTCGTGGACCGAGGCTCCTAAGTACGAG CCCAATTTTGCCCATGGCCTGGCTTCTCTCCAGATACCCCACGGGGCGACTGTGAAACGAATGTACATCTACAGTGGAAACAGCCTACAGGATACAAA GGCTCCCGTGATGCCCCTGAGCTGTTTCCTTGGCAATGTGTATGCTGAGAGTGTGGATGTTCTTCGAGATGGAACTGGACCTTCAGGTTTACGACTTCGGCTACTTGCTGCAG GTTGTGGACCTGGCCTATTAGCAGATGCCAAGATGCGGGTATTTGAACGTTCAGTGTATTTTGGTGATTCCTGCCAAGATGTTCTTAGCATGCTTGGCTCTCCACACAAGGTCTTCTATAAGTCAGAAGACAAG ATGAAAATTCATTCTCCTTCCCCTCATAAACAAGTTCCATCCAAGTGCAATGACTACTTTTTTAACTACTTCACTCTTGGAGTG GATATCCTCTTTGACGCAAATACACACAAAGTGAAGAAGTTTGTCCTACACACCAATTACCCTGGGCATTATAATTTTAACAT TTATCACCGCTGTGAGTTCAAGATCCCACTAGCCATAAAGAAAG AAAATGCAGATGGTCAGACAGAAACATGCACAACCTACAGTAAG TGGGACAACATCCAGGAGCTTCTGGGCCACCCTGTGGAGAAGCCTGTTGTCCTGCACAG GTCCTCCTCCCCAAACAACACCAACCCATTTGGCTCTACATTCTGCTTTGGTCTTCAGCGGATGATTTTTGAG GTCATGCAGAATAACCATATTGCCTCGGTGACCCTATATGGCCCCCCCAGACCTGGTGCCCACCTGAGAACAGCGGAGCTCCCCTAA